In a genomic window of Thiosocius teredinicola:
- the cybH gene encoding Ni/Fe-hydrogenase, b-type cytochrome subunit produces the protein MATKTHSEPAVYVYEAPLRIWHWVNALCIVTLALTGYFIGSPLPSVPGEASDNFLMGYIRFVHFAAGYILAIGFLFRIYWAFVGNHHARQLFAPPLFSGKFWSGVWHEIKWYAFMVKEPRKYTGHNPLAVVVMHVLFVWMLIFMIVTGFALYGEGTGMGSWQFELFSSWVIPLFGQSQDVHTWHHLVMWALVCFVIIHVYVAIREDIMSRQSLISTMISGWRMFKDNRDMDRLE, from the coding sequence ATGGCAACCAAAACCCATTCGGAGCCGGCGGTCTACGTCTACGAGGCGCCGCTACGGATCTGGCACTGGGTCAATGCCTTGTGCATCGTGACCTTGGCCTTGACCGGCTACTTCATCGGCAGCCCGCTGCCGAGCGTGCCGGGCGAGGCCAGTGACAATTTCCTGATGGGTTACATCCGCTTCGTGCATTTCGCCGCAGGCTACATACTGGCGATCGGATTCCTGTTCCGCATCTACTGGGCGTTTGTCGGCAACCATCATGCACGCCAGTTGTTCGCGCCACCGTTGTTCAGTGGCAAGTTCTGGAGTGGCGTGTGGCATGAGATCAAGTGGTATGCCTTCATGGTCAAAGAGCCACGCAAGTACACCGGGCATAACCCCTTGGCGGTGGTCGTGATGCACGTGCTGTTCGTATGGATGCTGATCTTCATGATCGTGACCGGCTTCGCGCTGTACGGCGAGGGCACCGGCATGGGGTCGTGGCAGTTCGAGCTGTTCAGCTCGTGGGTGATCCCGTTGTTCGGCCAGAGTCAGGACGTGCATACCTGGCACCACCTGGTGATGTGGGCCCTGGTGTGCTTCGTGATCATTCACGTGTATGTCGCGATTCGCGAAGACATCATGTCGCGTCAATCGCTGATCAGCACGATGATCAGCGGCTGGCGCATGTTCAAGGACAATCGCGATATGGATCGTCTCGAATAG
- a CDS encoding DUF302 domain-containing protein: MSYEFNVTLSMPFAAALEKVRETLMSEHLGIVSDVDVQAIFKNKMDKDIPPYHILGACNPKLADRVIGSEPNAGVLLPCNFVLREVDGGSTVVSFMDPVPVLALTATDEPKAVASEAREILQRVVAKLGG; encoded by the coding sequence ATGAGCTACGAGTTCAACGTTACCCTTTCCATGCCGTTTGCCGCCGCCCTCGAGAAAGTGCGCGAAACCCTGATGTCGGAGCACCTCGGCATCGTCAGCGATGTCGACGTACAGGCCATCTTCAAGAACAAGATGGACAAAGACATTCCGCCTTACCACATCCTGGGGGCGTGCAATCCCAAGTTGGCCGATCGTGTGATCGGCAGCGAGCCGAATGCCGGCGTGTTGCTGCCGTGCAATTTCGTGCTGCGCGAGGTCGACGGCGGCAGCACCGTGGTGAGTTTCATGGATCCGGTGCCGGTGCTCGCGCTGACCGCTACGGATGAGCCGAAAGCGGTCGCCAGCGAAGCCCGCGAGATCCTGCAGCGCGTGGTCGCCAAGCTCGGCGGTTGA
- a CDS encoding bifunctional sulfate adenylyltransferase/adenylylsulfate kinase: MTTKILPHGSEDLVNLLADPEAAEVLKNESGVYPSVTLSQRQMCDLELLMNGAFTPLTGFMDQAAYNAVVDNLSLPDGTLWPIPIVFDVPEQIAEKLKPGDKVALRDNEGFMPAVLTVSDVWQPDKQHEAQQVYGTSDIEHPGVRYLMNSVNSHYIGGSIEGVQAPVHHDFENLWDTPEEMRAMFAKLGWRRVVGFQTSKPMHRLQREITLRVAKELQAHVLLHPTVGVTKPGDLQYYARVHCYQAIRKYFPHNLAMLSLLPLAMRMAGPREALWHAIVHQNYGCSHMIVGPKHAGPPPVDGNDAPFYDTESSKALIEEHAGRLGIEIVHVEPHQYVPEKQRFMGVSEIAAKGLEGIEYTDAQLKQDLAMGEQPPEWFSYPEVVAELRNVYPPRSRQGFTLFFTGLSGSGKSTLAKIIYGKLVEGGRRPATLLDGDIVRQNLSSELGFSKHHRDLNIRRIGYVASEITKNGGIAICAPIAPYTETRRAVREMIEDRGAFIEVHVATPLEVCEARDRKGLYAKARKGIIPEFTGISDPYELPERAEIKIDTANVSPMEAAQEIYLYLVKEGYIDS, encoded by the coding sequence ATGACGACGAAAATACTGCCGCACGGCAGTGAGGACCTGGTTAACCTGCTGGCGGATCCTGAAGCTGCCGAGGTGCTCAAGAACGAGTCCGGCGTGTATCCGTCGGTCACCCTGAGTCAGCGCCAGATGTGCGATCTGGAACTGCTGATGAACGGCGCGTTCACGCCGCTGACCGGCTTCATGGACCAGGCCGCCTACAATGCCGTGGTCGACAACTTGAGCCTGCCCGACGGCACCCTGTGGCCGATCCCGATCGTGTTCGATGTGCCCGAGCAGATAGCCGAAAAGCTCAAGCCGGGCGACAAGGTTGCGCTGCGTGACAACGAAGGCTTCATGCCGGCCGTGTTGACGGTGTCCGACGTCTGGCAGCCGGACAAACAGCACGAGGCGCAGCAGGTCTACGGTACCAGCGACATCGAGCATCCGGGTGTGCGCTACCTGATGAACTCGGTCAATTCGCATTACATCGGCGGTTCGATCGAAGGTGTGCAGGCGCCGGTTCACCACGATTTCGAGAATCTGTGGGACACCCCGGAAGAGATGCGTGCGATGTTCGCCAAGCTCGGCTGGCGGCGCGTGGTGGGTTTTCAGACCAGCAAGCCGATGCATCGCCTGCAGCGCGAGATCACGCTAAGGGTCGCCAAGGAGTTGCAGGCGCATGTGTTGTTGCACCCAACCGTCGGTGTGACCAAGCCGGGCGATCTGCAGTACTACGCCCGTGTGCACTGCTACCAGGCCATTCGCAAATATTTTCCGCACAACCTGGCGATGCTTTCGCTGCTGCCGCTGGCGATGCGCATGGCCGGCCCGCGCGAAGCGCTGTGGCATGCGATCGTGCATCAGAATTATGGTTGCTCGCACATGATCGTCGGCCCCAAGCATGCCGGCCCGCCACCGGTCGATGGCAACGACGCGCCGTTCTACGACACCGAAAGCTCGAAGGCGTTGATCGAAGAGCATGCCGGTCGCCTGGGCATCGAGATCGTGCATGTCGAGCCGCATCAGTATGTGCCGGAGAAGCAACGCTTCATGGGCGTTTCCGAGATTGCGGCCAAGGGTCTGGAGGGTATCGAGTACACCGATGCCCAGCTCAAGCAGGATCTGGCAATGGGTGAGCAGCCGCCGGAATGGTTCAGCTATCCCGAGGTCGTCGCCGAGTTGCGCAACGTCTACCCACCGCGCAGCCGTCAGGGTTTCACGCTGTTCTTCACCGGCCTGTCGGGTTCGGGCAAATCGACGCTGGCCAAGATCATCTACGGCAAGCTGGTCGAAGGCGGGCGCCGCCCGGCGACGCTGCTCGATGGCGACATTGTGCGTCAGAACCTGTCGAGTGAGCTGGGTTTCTCCAAGCATCACCGCGACCTGAACATCCGGCGTATCGGCTACGTCGCCAGTGAGATCACCAAGAACGGCGGGATTGCGATCTGCGCGCCGATCGCGCCGTACACCGAAACGCGGCGTGCGGTGCGCGAGATGATCGAAGACCGCGGCGCCTTTATCGAGGTGCACGTGGCAACGCCGTTGGAAGTCTGTGAGGCGCGCGACCGCAAGGGGCTGTACGCCAAGGCGCGCAAGGGCATCATTCCGGAATTCACCGGGATCAGCGATCCCTACGAACTGCCCGAACGGGCCGAGATCAAGATCGATACGGCGAATGTTTCGCCGATGGAGGCGGCGCAGGAGATCTACCTGTACCTGGTCAAGGAAGGCTACATCGATTCCTGA
- a CDS encoding inositol monophosphatase family protein — translation MNPTTNIAVRAARQAGSVIMRSFSRLDSLTVIEKQSNDYVSEVDRNAEQAIIDTIRKAYPGHAILAEESGAQGKDDFQWIIDPLDGTTNYLHGFPQFAVSIALLHRGRLESGVVYDPLRDEMFTADRGAGALLNDRRIRVNDVKGLHGALLGTGIPFRDQRYMDEYLGMMKDLAKPAAGIRRPGSAALDFAYVACGRLDGFWELGLSVWDFAAGALLVQEAGGVVTDIRGGSRHLETGNVVTGSIKLHREMISTIRPHVPESMPA, via the coding sequence ATGAATCCCACGACCAATATTGCAGTACGCGCCGCGCGCCAGGCCGGCAGCGTCATCATGCGTTCGTTCAGTCGGCTCGACAGTCTGACCGTGATCGAAAAGCAGTCGAACGACTACGTGAGCGAAGTCGATCGCAACGCCGAGCAGGCGATCATCGACACGATCCGCAAGGCCTACCCAGGCCACGCGATCCTCGCCGAAGAGAGCGGCGCCCAGGGTAAGGACGATTTCCAGTGGATCATCGATCCGCTCGACGGCACTACCAATTACCTGCACGGCTTTCCGCAGTTCGCCGTGTCGATTGCACTGCTGCACCGCGGCCGCCTCGAGAGCGGCGTGGTCTACGATCCGCTGCGCGACGAGATGTTCACGGCCGATCGCGGCGCAGGTGCCTTGCTCAACGATCGCCGCATCCGTGTCAACGATGTCAAAGGTCTGCACGGCGCCCTGCTCGGCACCGGCATCCCGTTCCGTGACCAGCGTTATATGGATGAATACCTGGGCATGATGAAAGACCTGGCCAAGCCGGCTGCCGGCATCCGCCGCCCGGGCTCGGCCGCGCTCGATTTCGCCTATGTCGCCTGCGGCCGGCTCGACGGCTTCTGGGAGCTCGGCCTGTCGGTCTGGGATTTCGCAGCCGGTGCGTTGCTGGTTCAGGAAGCCGGCGGCGTGGTGACCGACATCCGCGGCGGCAGCCGCCACCTTGAGACCGGCAACGTGGTCACCGGCAGCATCAAGCTGCACCGCGAAATGATCTCCACGATCCGGCCACATGTGCCCGAATCGATGCCCGCCTGA
- a CDS encoding RNA methyltransferase: MTNNVRIVMVQTSHPGNIGAAARAMKNMCLSELVLVDPKRFPCDEATVRASGADDLLASARVVGSLADAIADCRIVIGASARLRSVSWPLVTPREAAALALAEAPTAPVSIVFGRESSGLSNDELDLCTHLVHIPTNPEYSSLNVAMAVQVLAYELMVADIDATTPTESMEDVASNAEMEGFFGHLEQALDEIGFTDERRSAKLMRRLRRLFHRATPASDEINILRGILSAAQGRKSMRRDAGD; this comes from the coding sequence ATGACGAATAACGTACGCATTGTCATGGTGCAGACATCGCATCCCGGCAACATCGGCGCTGCTGCACGCGCGATGAAAAACATGTGCCTGTCGGAGTTGGTGCTGGTCGATCCGAAGCGCTTTCCCTGCGACGAGGCCACGGTGCGCGCCTCGGGGGCGGACGATCTCCTGGCGAGCGCGCGTGTGGTCGGTTCACTCGCCGATGCAATAGCCGATTGCCGCATCGTGATCGGTGCCAGCGCACGCCTGCGTTCCGTCTCCTGGCCGTTGGTCACGCCTCGCGAGGCGGCGGCGTTGGCCCTGGCTGAAGCGCCGACTGCGCCGGTGTCGATCGTGTTCGGTCGCGAGAGTTCGGGGTTGAGCAACGACGAGCTCGATCTGTGCACGCATTTGGTCCACATTCCGACCAACCCTGAATACAGTTCGCTGAACGTGGCGATGGCCGTGCAGGTGCTGGCTTATGAACTGATGGTGGCCGATATCGACGCGACCACGCCGACCGAGTCGATGGAAGACGTAGCGAGCAACGCCGAGATGGAGGGTTTCTTCGGCCACCTCGAGCAGGCCCTGGATGAAATCGGTTTCACCGACGAGCGGCGCTCGGCCAAATTGATGCGCCGTTTACGTCGACTGTTCCATCGCGCCACGCCGGCCAGCGACGAGATCAATATCCTGCGCGGCATATTGAGCGCGGCGCAGGGGCGCAAGTCGATGCGTCGCGACGCCGGCGACTGA
- the cysE gene encoding serine O-acetyltransferase, protein MFDNLREDVRIVFDRDPAARSTLEILTAYPGLHALLFHRLSHWLWGVGLHWLARMVSHIARWLTGIEIHPGAVIGRRFFIDHGMGVVIGETAVIGDDCTLYHGVTLGGTSWQKGKRHPTLANDVVVGAGAKVLGPIEIGSGARIGSNAVVVRDVPANSTVVGVPGRLIERKDKNVDTEHREKMATKMGFDAYGATADAPDPVAHAINCMLDHVHVMETKMQRMCEAMREMGFEPGEEDLPGLESCEIISTADELRKMQLEEGDKDGK, encoded by the coding sequence ATGTTCGACAACCTTCGCGAAGATGTGCGTATCGTCTTCGATCGCGACCCGGCGGCCCGCAGTACGCTGGAGATCCTGACCGCCTATCCCGGGCTGCACGCGCTGCTGTTTCATCGACTGTCGCACTGGTTGTGGGGTGTGGGTCTGCACTGGCTGGCGCGGATGGTGTCGCATATCGCCCGCTGGCTGACCGGCATCGAAATTCATCCCGGTGCGGTGATCGGCCGCCGCTTCTTTATCGATCACGGCATGGGGGTGGTTATCGGCGAGACCGCGGTGATCGGCGATGACTGCACCCTGTATCACGGCGTGACCCTCGGCGGCACCAGCTGGCAGAAAGGCAAGCGCCATCCAACCCTGGCCAACGACGTGGTGGTCGGGGCAGGGGCCAAGGTGCTCGGTCCGATCGAGATCGGCTCGGGCGCGCGTATCGGCTCGAATGCCGTCGTCGTGCGTGATGTGCCGGCCAACAGCACGGTGGTCGGCGTACCCGGCCGACTGATCGAGCGCAAAGACAAAAACGTCGACACCGAACATCGCGAGAAGATGGCGACGAAGATGGGGTTCGATGCCTACGGCGCGACCGCCGATGCGCCCGACCCGGTCGCCCACGCGATCAACTGCATGCTCGATCATGTGCATGTCATGGAAACCAAGATGCAGCGCATGTGCGAGGCGATGCGTGAGATGGGCTTCGAGCCTGGTGAGGAAGACCTGCCGGGCCTGGAGAGTTGCGAGATCATCTCGACGGCCGACGAGCTACGCAAAATGCAGTTGGAAGAGGGTGACAAGGACGGCAAATAA
- the iscR gene encoding Fe-S cluster assembly transcriptional regulator IscR codes for MRLTTKGRYAVTAMLDLALHHGQGPITLADIAQRQGISLSYLEQLFSRLRKRNLVSSVRGPGGGYTLGREASNIYVAQVISAVDENVDTTKCGGAHNCQDNHQCLTHDLWQDLSNRIFDYLNRISLQDLMNRQGVQEVAERQEQGDEVASVGLADLQPESAGA; via the coding sequence GTGAGGCTCACAACCAAAGGCCGTTACGCGGTCACCGCGATGCTGGATCTGGCTCTTCACCATGGGCAGGGTCCGATTACACTGGCCGACATCGCACAGCGTCAGGGCATCTCGCTTTCTTACCTGGAACAGCTGTTTTCGCGACTGCGCAAGCGCAACCTCGTTTCGAGCGTGCGCGGACCGGGTGGCGGGTACACGCTGGGCCGTGAGGCATCCAATATCTACGTCGCACAGGTGATCTCGGCAGTCGACGAAAACGTCGATACGACGAAGTGTGGGGGTGCCCACAATTGCCAGGACAACCATCAGTGCCTGACGCACGACCTGTGGCAAGACCTGAGCAATCGCATCTTCGACTACCTCAACCGGATCAGTCTGCAGGATCTGATGAACCGGCAGGGCGTTCAGGAGGTGGCCGAGCGCCAGGAGCAGGGTGACGAGGTGGCTTCGGTCGGGTTGGCTGATCTGCAGCCCGAATCCGCAGGCGCCTGA
- a CDS encoding IscS subfamily cysteine desulfurase, with protein MKFPIYLDYSATTPVDPRVAEKMCACLTPDGAFGNPASRSHAFGWQAEKLADEARANVAALVGADPKEIIWTSGATESDNLAIKGAAHFYQKQGKHIITVKTEHKAVLDTCRQLEREGFEVTYLDVLPSGLVDLKAFEAAIRPDTIVASVMHVNNEIGVIQDIAALGAICRERKVIFHVDGAQSAGKVPINLAELPVDLMSFSAHKIYGPKGIGALYVQRKPRIRLEAQMHGGGHERGLRSGTLATHQIVGMGEAFRIAKEEMATENERIRALRDRLYAGLKDMEEVYVNGDMDQRIAGNLNISFNFVEGESLMMALKDMAVSSGSACTSASLEPSYVLRALGREDELAHSSLRFTLGRFTTEEEIDHVLSQVRGQVERLRELSPLWDMYKEGIDLKNVEWVAH; from the coding sequence ATGAAATTCCCGATCTACCTCGATTATTCCGCAACGACGCCGGTCGATCCGCGCGTGGCAGAGAAGATGTGCGCCTGTCTGACACCGGACGGTGCCTTTGGTAACCCGGCATCGCGTTCGCACGCCTTCGGCTGGCAGGCGGAGAAACTGGCCGACGAGGCGCGCGCCAATGTCGCCGCGCTGGTCGGCGCCGATCCGAAAGAGATTATCTGGACCTCGGGCGCGACCGAGTCCGACAACCTGGCGATCAAAGGGGCGGCCCATTTCTATCAGAAGCAGGGCAAGCACATCATCACGGTCAAGACCGAGCACAAGGCCGTACTCGATACCTGCCGTCAGCTCGAGCGAGAAGGCTTTGAAGTCACCTATCTCGATGTTTTGCCGAGTGGGCTGGTCGACCTCAAGGCGTTCGAAGCGGCGATAAGGCCCGACACCATCGTTGCCTCGGTAATGCACGTGAACAACGAAATCGGCGTGATCCAGGACATCGCCGCGCTCGGCGCAATCTGCCGCGAGCGCAAGGTGATCTTCCATGTCGACGGCGCACAGAGTGCCGGCAAGGTACCGATCAACCTGGCGGAGCTGCCGGTCGATCTGATGAGCTTCAGCGCGCACAAGATCTATGGTCCGAAGGGCATCGGCGCGCTGTACGTGCAGCGCAAGCCGCGCATCCGCCTCGAAGCGCAGATGCACGGCGGCGGGCACGAACGCGGGCTGCGCTCGGGTACGCTTGCGACGCACCAGATCGTTGGGATGGGCGAGGCGTTTCGCATCGCCAAAGAAGAGATGGCGACCGAGAACGAGCGTATCCGCGCATTGCGTGATCGTCTCTACGCCGGCCTGAAGGATATGGAAGAGGTCTACGTCAATGGCGACATGGACCAGCGCATCGCCGGTAACCTGAACATCAGTTTCAATTTCGTCGAGGGCGAGAGCCTGATGATGGCGCTGAAAGACATGGCGGTTTCATCGGGTTCGGCATGTACCTCGGCGAGCCTCGAGCCCAGTTATGTGCTGCGCGCGCTGGGGCGGGAAGACGAACTGGCACACAGCTCGTTGCGATTCACGCTCGGCCGTTTTACGACCGAGGAAGAGATCGACCATGTACTTTCCCAGGTGCGCGGACAGGTGGAGCGGCTACGCGAGTTGAGCCCCCTGTGGGATATGTACAAAGAGGGCATCGATCTTAAAAATGTCGAATGGGTAGCGCATTGA
- a CDS encoding RNA recognition motif domain-containing protein translates to MNIYVGNLAYAVTDDDLRDAFSAFGEVSRANVIMDRDTGRSKGFGFVEMPDNSQAEAAINGLNEKPLSGRNIRVNEAKPREDRPRRPRY, encoded by the coding sequence ATGAATATATATGTAGGTAATCTGGCTTACGCAGTCACCGACGACGATCTGCGTGACGCTTTTTCAGCGTTCGGTGAGGTATCACGTGCGAACGTGATCATGGATCGCGACACGGGTCGTTCAAAGGGATTCGGTTTCGTAGAAATGCCAGATAACTCGCAGGCCGAAGCAGCGATCAACGGGCTCAACGAGAAACCGTTGAGTGGTCGCAACATTCGTGTAAACGAAGCCAAGCCGCGAGAAGATCGCCCGCGCCGTCCGCGGTACTGA
- the iscU gene encoding Fe-S cluster assembly scaffold IscU, which translates to MAYSDKVIDHYENPRNVGVLDKDATNVGTGMVGAPACGDVMRLQIQVGDDGVIQDAKFKTYGCGSAIASSSLLTEWVKGKTLDEARQIKNSEIAEELALPPVKVHCSVLAEDAIKAAIADFQSKQGG; encoded by the coding sequence ATGGCTTACAGCGACAAAGTCATCGATCACTACGAAAACCCGCGCAATGTCGGGGTGCTGGATAAAGACGCCACCAACGTGGGAACAGGTATGGTGGGTGCGCCGGCATGTGGTGACGTGATGCGGTTGCAGATTCAGGTCGGCGACGACGGCGTCATTCAGGATGCCAAGTTCAAGACTTACGGCTGTGGTTCGGCGATTGCCTCCAGCTCGCTGTTGACCGAATGGGTCAAGGGCAAGACGCTGGACGAGGCGCGCCAGATCAAAAATTCGGAGATCGCTGAAGAGCTTGCCCTGCCGCCGGTCAAGGTGCATTGCTCGGTCCTGGCCGAAGACGCCATCAAGGCGGCGATTGCCGATTTCCAGTCCAAGCAGGGCGGTTGA
- the iscA gene encoding iron-sulfur cluster assembly protein IscA — translation MSITLTEAAADRVQSFLTNRGHGLGVRLGVKTSGCSGLAYVLEFVDDLDEDDQVFEDRGVKVIIDKKSLLYLDGTELDYGKEGLNEGFKFNNPNVTDQCGCGESFKV, via the coding sequence ATGTCCATCACGTTGACCGAAGCCGCGGCAGATCGCGTGCAGAGTTTTTTGACCAACCGCGGCCATGGCCTGGGCGTGCGCCTGGGCGTCAAGACCTCGGGTTGTTCAGGGCTTGCCTATGTACTCGAGTTCGTCGACGACCTTGATGAAGACGATCAGGTCTTTGAAGACCGCGGCGTCAAGGTGATCATCGACAAGAAGAGCCTCCTCTATCTGGACGGCACCGAGCTGGACTATGGTAAAGAAGGTTTGAATGAAGGCTTCAAGTTCAACAATCCCAACGTTACCGATCAATGCGGTTGCGGCGAGAGTTTCAAGGTCTGA
- the hscB gene encoding Fe-S protein assembly co-chaperone HscB produces MFDFSKNYFELFGTPVGFVVDTAELANRYRELQKVVHPDRFAAAGEQSQRLSLQSATMVNEAYETLKDPLKRAQYLLALNGYDNDKQQTLDDPAFLMQQMELRETLEDIPSSSDPYAAIDKLMREIVQLIKTQVAQLAVQFEEASSESLDAAAKTVQKMQFLNKLHAEAEAVEADLEETY; encoded by the coding sequence ATGTTCGATTTCTCCAAGAACTATTTTGAGCTGTTCGGCACGCCGGTCGGGTTTGTTGTCGATACCGCCGAGTTGGCCAACCGCTATCGTGAACTGCAGAAAGTGGTACATCCCGATCGCTTCGCGGCAGCGGGCGAGCAGAGCCAGCGCCTTTCGTTGCAGAGCGCGACCATGGTCAACGAGGCCTATGAAACGCTCAAGGATCCGCTGAAGCGTGCTCAATATCTGTTGGCGCTGAACGGTTACGACAACGACAAACAGCAGACCCTCGACGATCCGGCGTTCTTGATGCAGCAGATGGAGCTGCGCGAAACCCTCGAAGACATACCGTCGAGCAGTGACCCGTATGCGGCCATCGACAAGCTGATGCGCGAGATTGTCCAGTTGATCAAGACCCAGGTGGCGCAATTGGCCGTGCAATTCGAAGAGGCCAGCAGCGAGAGTCTCGATGCGGCGGCGAAGACGGTGCAGAAGATGCAGTTTCTGAACAAGCTGCATGCCGAAGCCGAAGCGGTCGAAGCAGACCTGGAAGAGACATACTGA
- the hscA gene encoding Fe-S protein assembly chaperone HscA, producing the protein MALLQIAEPGQSDAPHQHRLAAGIDLGTTNSLVATVRSAQAETLPDANGQHLLPSVVRYTADGVEVGEAARKAAASDPLNTISSAKRLIGRGVGDVKTIGSELPYEFVTGDSAVPRIHTVAGDVTPIEVSAEVLKALRARAEDTLGGELGGVVITVPAYFDDAQRQATKDAARLAGLHVYRLLNEPTAAAVAYGLDRGADGVHAIYDLGGGTFDVSILRLNKGVFEVMATGGDSALGGDDFDAVIATWLLAQAGLTADADRGTLRHVLDQARSAKETLAGATEASVNIDLPGGACWQGSLSRAQLAELIDPLIRKTINTSRRVLRDAGVSADEIKDVVMVGGSTRTLRVREMVGEFFGREPLVDIDPDRVVAIGAAIQADVLAGNKPDDEMLLLDVNPLSLGIETMGGLTEKIIPRNTTIPVARAQEFTTFKDGQTAMAIHVVQGERELVADCRSLARFELRGIPPMVAGAARIRVTFSVDADGLLQVEAKEQTSGVTASVEVKPSYGLTDDEITGMLQASIDHARDDMDTRRLVEEKVEAQRVIEALNAALAADAEELLSSDELEGVRQSLSRLAQTAESSTDAAAVQAAIKQLEKDCEFYVERRMNSNIRKAMAGHRVDDFASPGDDENN; encoded by the coding sequence ATGGCTTTGTTACAGATTGCCGAGCCCGGTCAATCGGATGCCCCGCACCAGCACCGCCTGGCGGCGGGTATCGACCTGGGTACAACCAACTCCCTGGTCGCGACGGTACGCAGCGCCCAGGCTGAGACGCTGCCGGATGCGAACGGGCAACACCTGTTGCCTTCCGTTGTGCGTTACACGGCAGATGGCGTCGAGGTCGGCGAAGCGGCGCGCAAAGCGGCCGCCTCCGATCCGCTCAACACGATCTCGTCGGCCAAGCGCCTGATCGGGCGCGGCGTCGGCGATGTCAAAACGATCGGTAGCGAACTGCCCTACGAGTTCGTTACCGGTGACAGCGCGGTGCCGCGGATTCACACCGTCGCCGGCGACGTCACTCCGATCGAGGTGTCGGCCGAGGTGCTCAAGGCGCTGCGTGCGCGCGCCGAAGATACGCTCGGCGGCGAACTCGGCGGCGTGGTGATCACCGTGCCGGCCTATTTCGACGACGCACAACGCCAGGCAACCAAAGACGCGGCGCGACTGGCGGGCCTGCATGTCTACCGCCTGTTGAACGAACCGACCGCGGCTGCGGTTGCCTACGGGCTCGACCGTGGCGCCGACGGTGTGCATGCGATCTACGATCTCGGCGGCGGTACATTCGATGTCTCGATCCTGCGCCTGAACAAGGGTGTGTTCGAAGTCATGGCGACCGGCGGCGACTCGGCGCTCGGCGGCGACGATTTCGATGCGGTCATCGCCACCTGGCTGTTGGCGCAGGCAGGCCTGACTGCGGATGCCGATCGCGGCACCTTGCGTCATGTGCTCGATCAGGCCCGCAGTGCCAAAGAGACACTGGCCGGCGCAACCGAGGCATCGGTGAACATCGATCTGCCGGGTGGAGCGTGTTGGCAGGGCTCGCTGTCGCGAGCACAACTTGCCGAGTTGATCGATCCGCTGATTCGCAAAACCATCAACACCAGTCGCCGCGTGCTGCGCGACGCCGGTGTGTCGGCCGACGAGATCAAGGATGTCGTCATGGTCGGCGGCTCTACCCGCACCTTGCGCGTGCGCGAGATGGTGGGCGAGTTCTTCGGCCGTGAACCGCTGGTCGACATCGATCCCGACCGCGTGGTCGCGATTGGCGCAGCGATTCAGGCCGACGTACTCGCCGGCAACAAGCCGGACGATGAGATGCTGCTGCTCGACGTCAACCCGCTGTCGTTGGGTATCGAGACGATGGGCGGCTTGACCGAAAAGATCATTCCGCGCAACACGACGATCCCCGTGGCGCGTGCGCAGGAGTTCACGACCTTCAAAGACGGCCAGACCGCGATGGCGATCCACGTGGTGCAGGGCGAACGCGAACTGGTCGCCGATTGTCGCTCGCTGGCGCGTTTCGAGCTGCGCGGTATCCCGCCGATGGTCGCCGGTGCGGCACGCATCCGTGTGACCTTCTCGGTGGATGCCGATGGATTGTTGCAGGTCGAGGCCAAGGAGCAGACCTCGGGCGTGACTGCGAGCGTTGAGGTCAAACCTTCCTACGGCCTGACCGACGACGAGATCACCGGCATGTTGCAGGCCTCGATCGACCATGCGCGTGACGATATGGATACGCGGCGCCTGGTCGAAGAGAAGGTCGAGGCGCAGCGGGTTATCGAGGCACTGAATGCCGCGCTGGCGGCCGATGCCGAAGAGCTGCTCTCGTCTGATGAGCTGGAAGGTGTGCGCCAATCGCTGTCCCGGTTGGCCCAGACCGCCGAGTCGTCGACCGATGCCGCCGCAGTGCAGGCGGCGATCAAGCAGCTCGAAAAAGATTGCGAGTTCTACGTGGAACGACGCATGAACAGCAATATTCGCAAGGCCATGGCGGGCCACCGGGTCGACGACTTTGCGTCCCCGGGCGACGACGAAAACAACTGA